The region TTCATTCCTAAAATTCAATTTCCTTAATTTTAATTAACTTGGCAAATCAAAAAACAAAAATTAGCGAAAATTTGTGAAATTGCTTCGCCTGTTCACTCTCGTTCGAGTCGTGGCAGAAAAACTTTTCGACTTTGCGAGATTAAAATACATTACAATGAAAAAAATCCTTTTACTTTTTATCGTCCTAATATTCAACAATATCCAAGCACAAGAAGTCAAAACGCTGACTTATTTCCAAAATGACACTTTAAAACTGGATTTAGATTTATACATGCCAAAGAAAAAAGCTGGCGAAAAAATCCCTCTAATTATGTTTGCTTTCGGCGGAGGATTTTCCGGTGGAGAACGTACAAGCGAAAAAGATTTTGGAAAATTCATGGCGCAAAACGGTTATGCGGTTGCAAGCATTTCGTACAGTTTATACATGAAAGGAAAAGATTTTGGTTGTAAAGGAACTTTGACCGAAAAAATAAAAGCCATTCAAATTGGTGTGAGCGATATGTGGCAGGCAACTGCTTTTTTAGTCGAAAATGCAGATAAATATAATCTTGATACTTCAAAAATCTTTATTTCCGGAATTAGTGCGGGAGCCGAAATTGGTTTCCATGCTTCATTTTGGGATTATAAACTGATGAATCTTTACAAAAGTAATTTGCCTGAAAACTTTACATACAAAGGATTTATTGGAGGTTCCGGTGCTATTCAGGATATTAATTTGATTACAAAAGAAAAAGCGATTCCGATGTTATTGGCACATGGAAGCAATGATGACACAGTTCCGTATGCTGCGGGTTCACATCGTTCTTGTCCAACAAATGCTTCGGGCTGGCTGATTCTTTTTGGTTCTTATTCGGTTTATAACCAAATGAGAGATTTACATAAAGACATCGAACTCATTACTTTCTGTGGCGGCGGACATGAATTCTCTGGTTACCTTTTTCATGACGGACAGCAATATGTCTTAGATTTCGTAAATGATGTTTTGAAAGGGAAGAAGTTTGAGTCGCATTTGATTCAGCATTCTAAAAAAGGAAAAGGTTCTGGAAAGTATTCTTTTTGTGAGTAATTTTTTCAATTCTCATTTAATTTCCTGCAAAGTTTCCAAAACCTTGTAGGTATAAAATATATGCAGAACCTAAGGCTCTTTAAATCTTGTACTTTTATTATATCGACGAATTAAAATTCGTCCCTACAATATTTTTCGAGCCTATGGCTTTTTTTTTATAAGTTCCATCGAAACGAAATAGTATAGAATTAAAAAAAAAAAACGAAATACCTACAAGGTTTTGAAAACCTTGCAGGAGTTAGTCCCTACAATATTCTTCGAACCTACGGCTCTTTTTTATAAGTTCAATAAGAACGATTTATTTTGTAGCAACGGATTTCAATCCGTTGTTTTGAATCGACATTTAAAAAGAGTTCCATTGGAACGAAACATATAAAATTGAAAATCGAAATATACCTACAAGGTTTTCAAAACCTTGCAGGAGATGGCGCTTCAAAAAATAATTCCAAAAACAAAACCATGCTTCTCCTCTAGCCCTGATGGAAGCGGAAATCCTTTTGCTTTTTTCTTTAAAAAGCAAAAGATTGGAGCGGACAGCAGGAACCCATGCCTGCTAAAAATGCCAAATCTTTCGCTTCTTATAAATATTCTTTTTAATTACGAATAAGTTTAGGTAAATTTGCGCTTTATTTTTAGAATAGTGCAAAAAGAAATTATAGTCCTACTTGGCGGTCCCGGTACTGGAAAATCAACACTTATTAACGAATTGGTAGCTCGTGGCTTTTGCTGCTATCCTGAAATCTCCAGACAGGTTACCATGAAAGCACAACAGGAAGGCATTGAACAATTGTTTCTGGAAAAACCTCTTTTGTTTAGCGAAATGTTACTGGATGGTCGTATTCAGCAATACAAAAGTGCTCTTGAAGAACCTGATAATATTGTCTTTATTGACAGAGGTATTCCTGATGTTGTAGCTTATATGGATTACATTGGAGACGAATATCCGGACAGTTTTACAAAAGCTTGTGAAGACTATAAATACACTAAAACTTTTATTCTGCCACCTTG is a window of Flavobacterium crocinum DNA encoding:
- a CDS encoding AAA family ATPase, translating into MQKEIIVLLGGPGTGKSTLINELVARGFCCYPEISRQVTMKAQQEGIEQLFLEKPLLFSEMLLDGRIQQYKSALEEPDNIVFIDRGIPDVVAYMDYIGDEYPDSFTKACEDYKYTKTFILPPWEEIYQSDAERYENFEQAVKIQEHLIETYKKYGYELIEVPKDTVENRILYILDKI
- a CDS encoding alpha/beta hydrolase family protein — protein: MKKILLLFIVLIFNNIQAQEVKTLTYFQNDTLKLDLDLYMPKKKAGEKIPLIMFAFGGGFSGGERTSEKDFGKFMAQNGYAVASISYSLYMKGKDFGCKGTLTEKIKAIQIGVSDMWQATAFLVENADKYNLDTSKIFISGISAGAEIGFHASFWDYKLMNLYKSNLPENFTYKGFIGGSGAIQDINLITKEKAIPMLLAHGSNDDTVPYAAGSHRSCPTNASGWLILFGSYSVYNQMRDLHKDIELITFCGGGHEFSGYLFHDGQQYVLDFVNDVLKGKKFESHLIQHSKKGKGSGKYSFCE